In bacterium, the genomic stretch GCGAAAAGATAGAAGAGGACAGTCTGCACGGGGCTTGCTTCCTCTCGACACGTGGAGTAAGGCCCGGCCGGAACTCGATTGCCGGGAAAGCCTTGACTGGCGGGAGATTCACGCCTGTTTTCGCAAATTGTAACACCCGGCGCGCGAATTGTCAAACCAATTGCCGGAAATGTTCACCGCCCTTAAGTTACAGCGGTCCGCGCTCCACCGGGAGGCGGCGCGGCAGCCCTCGCGGGAGCTTTGCGTTCCAGGGACGGGACGTTATCTTTATTTACCTTTACTCTTTGTTATACAAGTCCGGAGCGGTTCGCGCAAGCTACACGAAGGGACTTAGGCGCCGTGCTCGAAATATCGGTCGTGCTCATAACCCGCAACGCCGGGCGCACCCTGGGACAGACCCTGGACTCGCTGACCGGCCTCGCCGCCGAGATAATCGCGGTGGACTCGGGCAGCGCCGACGGTACGGTCGAAATCTGCCAGGCCCACGGGGCGAAGGTCATCCAGCGGGAATGGGAGGGCTTCGGGCCGCAGAAAAATATCGCCATCTCCCAGGCCCACTGCCCCTGGGTGCTGAGCCTGGACGCGGATGAGGCGCTCAGCCCCGATCTTGCCCGCGAGATAGCCGCCCTGACCGACGCTACACCCTACTCCGCTTTCCGCCTGCGACGGCTGAACCACTATTTTGGCCGTCCGCTGCGACACGGCGGGCAGTATCCCGACTGGCAACTGCGCCTGTTCCGGCGCGGGGCCGGGCGGTTCAACGACCGCCCGGTGCACGAATCGCTCCAGGTGGAGGGCCGCGTGGGCGCGCTGCGCGGCGAGCTTCTGCATTACAGCTACCTGACCCTGGATGACTATTTCGACAAGTTCGACCGCTACACCGCGCTGGAGGCCGAGCGCCTTCTGGCCGCCGGGACCCGTCTGAGCACCACCGGCGCGGCCAATCAGATGCTGGTCCGGCCGGCGGTCAAGTTCCTGCGGCGCTATTTTCTCAAGGGCGGCTTCCGGGACGGCGTGCCGGGCCTGCTGGCCGCACTGTTCAACTCCATGACCATGAGCGTGAGCTATGCCAGGTTCTGGGAAAAATCCCGCTCGAATCCTTCTGGTCCGCAATGACCGTCTGGGCGACCTGGTCCTGACCACCCCGGCCGTGGCCGCGCTGCGACTTGCCCTGCCCGGGGCCCGGATCGACCTTCTCTGCTCCTCCTACGCCGAGCCGGTGCTGCGCGGCAACCCGCACCTGAACTCGGTCCTCACCGACCGCGGGGCCCACGACAGCTCGGACCTGAAAGAGATGGTGGCTGAGCTCCGGCGGCGGCGCTACGACTGCGCGGTGGTGTTCGTGCGCACGCTGAAAAACGCGCGGCTGGTGCGGCGGGCCGGGATACCGCTCAGGATCGGCCCCTGGGTGCGTCCGTTCGATTTCCTGTATTTCAACCGCGCCCTGCGCCAGAGGCGCAGCCGGGGCGAGAAGAACGAGGCCGCCTACAACCTGGACCTGCTGGCCCCGCTGGGCGTGGACACCACGCGGCTTCCCGCCCCGACAGTCGTGGTAAGTGATGAAACGCGAGGCTCGGCGGAAAGTTACCTGCAGGCCCTTTTCGGCGGGACGGAGGGAGCGCCGGTGATCGGGGTGCATCCGGGCATGGGAGGAAGCGCGCTCAACTGGCCCGAGGACTGCTGGCGCACCCTGGTGCAGGGCCTGGCCGCGCGGGGTGACATACTTCTTCTGCTCACCGGGTCTGAACCGGAGCGCGAGCTGCTGGAACGCCTGAGCCAGGATTGCGGCCCGCGGGTCCGTCTGGCCGTGGGCCTGCCGCTGGACTTTTTCATCGGGGTGCTGAGCCGTCTGAGCGCGTTCTGCGCCCCCAGCACCGGGCCGCTGCACCTGGCCAGCGCCCTGGGGGTGAGGAGCGCGGGCATATACTCGCCCCTGCCGGTGCACCACCCGCGGCGCTGGGGGCCGCTGGGCCCGCATACACGGGTATTCCTGCCGCCGGTGGATTGCACGGGCGAGCTGGCCTGCCGTGGCGACTGCGGATGCTCGCCCTGCATGGGGCTGATAGATGTGGATGAGGTGGCGAACTACCTGCTGGGGAAGGCTTGAGGAATGCGACGGGATAGCAGTATCTAAAATCCAAATCCCCCTCTGTCCCGCTTTGAAAAAGGGGGAGGCGCTGACCCTGGCAGTCAGCCGGGCCTTAAATCCACCCCGGCCCCACCCCTACTTCTTCTTTAAAAAATTATTCCACCAGCGGGTGCCGATCTGCCCATGCTGGTAGTAGTCGACAATGTTGCTGTGGCGGACATCCTCCACAGTGATCACGGCGGCCGGGTCGATCTCGGTGATTGTGTCGATGATGCGCGGGACTTTCTTGCGGGCGGCGATCATGAACCCCAGCCCCACCGGGCCGTCACGCCCCGTGGCCTGCACCTGG encodes the following:
- a CDS encoding glycosyltransferase family 2 protein, producing MLEISVVLITRNAGRTLGQTLDSLTGLAAEIIAVDSGSADGTVEICQAHGAKVIQREWEGFGPQKNIAISQAHCPWVLSLDADEALSPDLAREIAALTDATPYSAFRLRRLNHYFGRPLRHGGQYPDWQLRLFRRGAGRFNDRPVHESLQVEGRVGALRGELLHYSYLTLDDYFDKFDRYTALEAERLLAAGTRLSTTGAANQMLVRPAVKFLRRYFLKGGFRDGVPGLLAALFNSMTMSVSYARFWEKSRSNPSGPQ
- a CDS encoding glycosyltransferase family 9 protein translates to MPGSGKNPARILLVRNDRLGDLVLTTPAVAALRLALPGARIDLLCSSYAEPVLRGNPHLNSVLTDRGAHDSSDLKEMVAELRRRRYDCAVVFVRTLKNARLVRRAGIPLRIGPWVRPFDFLYFNRALRQRRSRGEKNEAAYNLDLLAPLGVDTTRLPAPTVVVSDETRGSAESYLQALFGGTEGAPVIGVHPGMGGSALNWPEDCWRTLVQGLAARGDILLLLTGSEPERELLERLSQDCGPRVRLAVGLPLDFFIGVLSRLSAFCAPSTGPLHLASALGVRSAGIYSPLPVHHPRRWGPLGPHTRVFLPPVDCTGELACRGDCGCSPCMGLIDVDEVANYLLGKA